The DNA region GTCTCCAAAGCCCCTTCTCAGGTCCAtctctttgatatttcaTGAATTCCTTCACTTTTTGTCTATTTTGCCCATAATCTTGATCTGGGAAATGTTTCGCGATGGGGTCAATCGAAATAGCTTTGCTATGGTTATGATTCAAAATTCTGTAAATGATCATTTTCAGCCTTGTTGCTTTCATCGAAGtaacttttcttgaattggGTCCAggaatttcttcaacaggGAAAGTTTGTCCAACCGTGAAAAGGTGGTTTATATTACGTAAGTAAAATCGATTACTTATACCAAATCCCGAACTTCttatcaaaagaaagtccGTTCCTGAAATATCATGCTTGAAAACTGGCGCTCTAACCATATTATTGTACAAGGTGGGAACAATATGACCAGGCTCCACAAACCCaaaattccaaaatggAGATTTATCTTGGACACCCAAAACATGAGTTTCACCAACAGGTAGCTTGGGTCTTAAAGTATCTTGTTCATTTGCTTTCCGATAATAATTAATTAATTTATTAGCCATACCAAACTTGGATAATGCAACTGGTGTTTGCTCAGAATATTCCATCAAATATACAGGAGCGGTATCACCAATGGTCAGATCTTGGGATGTAGAAAAAGATTCTTTGACATCTTTCCCCTTAtcccttttccttttacGTGCTTTCAGTTTACTGAAAACAATTTTGGTGCCTGGTCTAATGTGCGAGCCAAAGTTTTCACGATGGAAATGCCTTAAGTGGTATCTAGGAACAGCCACTTTATAGAACGGAGACTGCAGATTTATAGCGGGCTGAGAATGTTGGATATTCAGATTAGATATAGTGGAACGAACTTTTGTTTGATgagttttcttcaaaatttgatatttatCATCATTAGACAAATTGAGTTTTTGTTgtaaagttttttcattaatggGTAATATTAGattatcattttctaaCTGCTGCTTTCGCTGCACTAAATTATCAGTGTTCTCGACCATTAATAAtagtttttcatcattCATATTTAGTTCAGCATATTTCGATTCTTTCAAGTTAGCATCTATAATCATATCTTCATCCCAGTGCCAATCCTCGGCAACATCTTCGATCAGATTCTTCAGCTTATAACCACCTGGAGAATTCAAGTTAGGTGTTATGGATGGCTCCGTTGGTGTCATATTTGGTATGGTCTCCTGATcgatgattttttcttggtccCAATCATCGGTAGCAATCAACAAGTCTTCAGATATTGTCTTTTCATCATGAATGATCTTGCGTTTCTTTTGCTGCTCTTTGACAGGAAAAAGTTCATCAATAGAGACATGTATTAAACCTCTACGTGACGCAGAAGAGCTGTCTTGATACAtgttgttttttccttggTAAATAGAAGAGAGGCATGATGTAGCCTTCGAGTTGAATAGCCTTTTGTCATCTTGTTGGACTCTGAATTTCAAGTTCAAAGGCATGAACGGTTTCTTTACTCTAGACACATCTCGATGCCAATGGTATGACGCATACCTTCTGTAAATCAACCTGTTCCATTTTAAAATCTTtcccttttcaaaatcagggaagtatttttttagaagATACTTTTCGTGGTTTATTAAATCCAATTTAGTGGGTTTCTTGTGCTTGTTATCTGACATCTGAAATTCTTGAGGTTCCATGGTAAATCTATTGTTCATTGCCATACTATCAGCATTGACGTCGTTGAGAGAAAGTTGAGAATGAGCAATTTCATGTCCACCACCCGCATCAAGAACACCTGCTTCAGTGGCAAGATGGATTTCATTTGCATCCATCCCCATGAACAACGCATTGGTTGTTGCAGGTACACTTCCGTCACCTTCCAAAATAAATTCTCGAGACACTTCTCCTCCAATCTCAGGTAATTGTAGATTCAAACTATTTGAATCCATACGCATAACAGCACTATTCTCATTGTTATCATACACACCCATATCCATCATACTTGAATGTGGACCAGTAGCCACATCTTCTGCTaaatcatcatcgtcgtcagccaattcatcttcgtcttcaaaatcCACAGCATCCGGTAGATGTTCCGTATAGTCCTTTGTATTGGTAGTTTTGTTCGCACCAATATATGACCCGATCTCTAAAGTACCAAACTCACCGCCGAAGATTGCATCATAGGCATCATCCTCGTTAGCCAAGTTGGACTTGCTGGACTCCTGCTGCTTTGCCATGGCCTCTTATCCTTTatacttctttcttttcttgtgattgtcaatattatcaatctctttaaaaactattttgaaaactatCGCCGCGAAATGAAATTGTTCACTAATGCACAAGGTAGTATGGCATAAGGCTGGGAGTA from Saccharomyces eubayanus strain FM1318 chromosome VII, whole genome shotgun sequence includes:
- the TAF1 gene encoding histone acetyltransferase, yielding MAKQQESSKSNLANEDDAYDAIFGGEFGTLEIGSYIGANKTTNTKDYTEHLPDAVDFEDEDELADDDDDLAEDVATGPHSSMMDMGVYDNNENSAVMRMDSNSLNLQLPEIGGEVSREFILEGDGSVPATTNALFMGMDANEIHLATEAGVLDAGGGHEIAHSQLSLNDVNADSMAMNNRFTMEPQEFQMSDNKHKKPTKLDLINHEKYLLKKYFPDFEKGKILKWNRLIYRRYASYHWHRDVSRVKKPFMPLNLKFRVQQDDKRLFNSKATSCLSSIYQGKNNMYQDSSSASRRGLIHVSIDELFPVKEQQKKRKIIHDEKTISEDLLIATDDWDQEKIIDQETIPNMTPTEPSITPNLNSPGGYKLKNLIEDVAEDWHWDEDMIIDANLKESKYAELNMNDEKLLLMVENTDNLVQRKQQLENDNLILPINEKTLQQKLNLSNDDKYQILKKTHQTKVRSTISNLNIQHSQPAINLQSPFYKVAVPRYHLRHFHRENFGSHIRPGTKIVFSKLKARKRKRDKGKDVKESFSTSQDLTIGDTAPVYLMEYSEQTPVALSKFGMANKLINYYRKANEQDTLRPKLPVGETHVLGVQDKSPFWNFGFVEPGHIVPTLYNNMVRAPVFKHDISGTDFLLIRSSGFGISNRFYLRNINHLFTVGQTFPVEEIPGPNSRKVTSMKATRLKMIIYRILNHNHSKAISIDPIAKHFPDQDYGQNRQKVKEFMKYQRDGPEKGLWRLKDXEKLLDNEAVKNLITPEQISQVESMNQGLQFQEDNESYNFDSKLKSLEENLLLWNITKNFINSTQMRAMIQIHGVGDPTGCGEGFSFLKTSMKGGFVKSGSPSGNNNASNKKGTNTHSYNVAQQQRAYDEEIAKTWYTHTKSLSISNPFEEMNNPDEINQTNKHVKTERDDKKILKIVRKKRDENGIIQRQTIFIRDPRVIQGYVKIKEQDKEDVNKLLEEDTSKINNLEELEKQKKLLQLELANLEKXQQRRTARQNSKKNSGATKMEGAMDNGSEFSGAIDGKITKNKSKNTTRRCATCGQIGHIRTNKSCPMYSSRDDPISPK